A region of the Primulina eburnea isolate SZY01 chromosome 7, ASM2296580v1, whole genome shotgun sequence genome:
TGGGACATCAAAGAAAAAACAAACTATAATCATCAAACAAATGGAGGAAGAAATTTTGAAATGTCTAGTGAATATGTATCGGGAGCATTTTGAAACATTTGGAACAACTGAAACTTTTCATGGATTTATCGAGGAACGGATGAGGGCTGATAATCTAGCATATCAGGGAGAATTAGGTCATGTACTTTATGAAAGAGATCGCACTCTGATATACTTACTATACATGCATGAATTTTATGACCGAGGTTTGAATAGTTTCTTAAAGGGAGTATCACTCCCTTCGATCCACATTGATCACTTAATCATGAATGGGCGTGAACTAGTTTATCAATCTATCCACGGAATGGAACCTGGTGTTATCGGTCCATTTTACACAAATCAGACCACAACTCCTCCCATCACTAGCACATTTGAAACCGGAGGTAGTAGTATTCCAAAGTATATACCAGCCCCTTTTGCAGAATATTCTGGAATCATGAACACAACAATAGATCAAGACCCCTTTATGATAAAATATTATCTGTTGCAGTCACCGGAAGTTGAATTTCTTCCTGACCCCATGTGGGAAGACTTTGTATTTGGAGTAGACGAACTTATTCCAATCACTCTCCTACCTGAAAGTGAAAATGAAAATGAGCTTAATTATGGACCAAACCCAATTGAACCACATACATCACGGCCAAATACGGATCAAAATGTTACCATGGGAACCACATGCACAAATGAAGGCTCGAGCCACACAACTTTTATAGATCTCTCCGACGACGAATAAAGACAATGACTGTTTGGCACTATTATATAACTAGTATTAATAATCATCATCTTTTGTAGGCATGATGATTATCATGGTCATAATTTTTTGTAGGCATGATGACCCAGTTTGTTTGTTCTATTTGTATTTTTCTTGGGTATTGtaaatatttgaaacatgtcttgtttataAATAAAACTGACTGTTTACCCTCTGACATAACTATGTACATTCATTGCAAGATAtgttcatattttatatttatgtgtTTAGAATGAAGTTTTCACAAAATAGTACTCAAGCCAGAATAAGACAAGACATCCCCCCTCAAGATGACCACAACTCGGAAACTGGTGGAAATTCCAGAAACGCTCAACACAATCCCCACCAAGAACAAAACATACaaaatatgtttgaaataatgCTTCAATTTGTGCAGTTTTGTCAGCAAAATCAACCACGACCTCATGATCAAGCTCAAGAACATCACATTGAGGCAAATAATCAAGctcttgagagatttttgagattcaAGCCGCCAAAGTTTGAAGGAAAACCAGATGCTTATCAAGCAGAATCTTGGCTAagcaaaatcaataaaatattctCTATTCTCAATAATTATGAAGAACAAAAGGTGAATTTTTCCACTTACTTATTTGAAGAAGCAGCTCATAACTGGTGGCGTACAGTGGAACATAAGTGGACAAAGAATCACACCCCAAAAACGTGGGAAAATTTTCTGCAAGAGTTCGAAGGTAAATATATAACTCAAGTTATATTAAATACCCGAGAATGTGAATTTATGGATTTAGTCCAAGGTGACATGACCGTAGCTCAATATGAGGCAGAATTCCACTGTCTTATACATTATGCACCACACTACATGGAAGATGAggtaagaaaaatgaaaaaaattgttCAAGGTTTAAAGCTCGATATTCGTTGGGCAACACTGTCCACAGAAGTTACCAGTTATGTTTCTGCTGTTAATCAAGCCCTACGAGTGGAAGAAGACATCAAGACACTTCTTAAAAAAgaggaagaagaaaagaaaatcgGGAAGCCCAACCTTTTTGAGGATAACcggaaaagaaaatttaaaaagagAACACAACCAGTCAAGCAAGGAGAAGCTGTTAAAGGAAAAGTTCCaaggaaaaacaataaaaagtgTGGATATTGTGGATTACCAAATCATGAAGAAGAAAAGTGCTGCAGAAAAGGTGGGAAATGTCTTATTTGTGGAAGTGAGCAACACCGTATTCAAGATTGTCCAAAAAGAACGCAAAAGACCCAACCCACAACAAAGCCAAAGATACCTGCTCGAGCATATGCTCTCTTCGGAAACCAAGAGGAGGAAGTTGACCCCGCTTCAGTCGTAGAAGGTATTGTTACCATATTATCCAGTTCTGCAAAAACTTTATTTGATCCAggagctactcattcttttatctcAAAAGTTTTTGTACGTAAATTACCACTGTTATTTGAGCAGCTACCATATAGCTTCGAAATTTTCTCACCTTTAGGGACAACGATGATTACTGACATCATTTACAGAAACTGTCCCTTAAACTTCCAAGAAAGAGAAGATATAGCAGATTTGATTGAATTACCTATCAAGAACTATGATATtattcttggaatggactggttaTGTAGACACCAGGCGCAACTCAATTGCTACACAAAAGAAGTTTATCTTCAAACTTCTCATCCACTCATTTCCAAAGCTAACCATACCATGGGAATTGTATCAACCGTAGAAGCTAGAGCTATACTAAAAGACAACGGACAAGGATTTCTagcttatttgataaataaaccAAAAAATCAACTCAAGATCTCAGAAATCTCAGTTGTACAAGAATTTCCAGAGGTTTTTCCTGAAGAGATCAATATTTTACCTCCTCAGAGAGACGTAAAGTTTTCCATTGATCTAATTACCTGGAGCACAACCCAGATCTAAAAAtccataccgaatggcacctTTAGAGTTAAAAGAATTAAAACTTCAATTACAAGAGCTCATGGACAAGAAATACGTCCGACCTAGTACCTCGCCATGGGGTGCTCCTGTattatttgtcaaaaagaaagatggaactCTAAGGATGTGCATTTATTATCGAGAACTTAACAATGTTACCATCAAAAACAAATATCCTCTTCCGCATATTGAAGAATTGTTTGATGTTTTACAAGGGTCTCAAGTATATTCAAAACTTGATTTGCGACAAGGATATTACCAATTGAGAATTAAGGAGGATGACATCTCCAAAACGGCTTTTAATACCCGTTATGAACACTATGAGTTTGTGGTAATGCCATTCGGATTAACCAACGCTCCTGCAGCTTTCATGGATATGATGCATCGAATATTTCAACCATTCTTGGACAAATTCGTTGTCatattcatagatgacattttgatattttcaagAAGTCATGAGGAACATGCTCAACATCTACGATTGATtctcaaaactttgaaagagCATCAAGTGTATGtcaaattcagtaagtgtgaattttggctcgAAAAAGTGTCATTTCTTGGCCACTTTATCTCTAAGAAAGGACTGGAATTAGATCCTGCAAAAATAGAAGCCATATCTCGTTGGAAACAACCAATCAACATCACAGAAATTAGAAGTTTTCTCGGcttagcaggatactaccgaagatttattaaagattttgcgAAAATTGTTGTTCCCCTGACACAGCTAACTCGCTAAGACAACCCTTTCTTGTGGAATGATAAGTGTGAGAAAAGTTTTTGCAAATTAAAAGAAATGCTTACCAGTGCACCTGTATTAGCTTTACCAAAAGGGACAGAAGGATTTGTGGTTTACACAGATGCCTCAAAAGAAGGCTTTGGATGTGTATTAATGCAAAACGATAAAGTTATTGCATATGCACCTAGAAAATTAAAGAATCACGAATTAaattatcccactcatgatctggaattaggagCAATAGTGTTTGCATTAGCAaaatggagacactacttgtacggttccacttttgatatttatacagaccacaaaagcctgaagtatttatttactcaaaaagagctgaacatgaggcaaagaagatggattgaaTTTTTGGAAGACTGCGATTGTTCCATTCTTTATCAAtcaggtaaagctaatgtagtggctgatgctttaagtagAAAGATTAACATGGCTTGTTTGGGAATGAAAGAAGAAAGGGAATGGGTACACATCCATTCTCGTGGGCACTTGGCTGGATTGAGAATTGAACCTGAATTTCAAACCAGAATTAAGCAAAATCAAGAATTGGACCAAGAAGTTTCAAAACTCCGTACTGATACAAATTTCGTCACCAATTCACAAGGAATACTATGCTATCATGACCGTATTTGTGTACCTAGCTCAATGAAAAAGGAAATAATGGAAAAATCACATCAGTCTCGGATCAGCATTCATCCAGGAGGATCTAAGATGTACCAAGAGATTAAAAAACACTTCTGGTGGAAAGGAATGAAACGAGATATTGCACATTTCATTTCACAATGCCTATCTTGCCAAATGATAAAggctgaacatcaaagacctgcAGGTCTTTTGCAACCACTTCCTataccagaatggaaatgggatcaaataactatggattttgtgaccggaTTACCCCAGATCCCAGGAGGTTTTAATAGCATATGGGTAATCGTTGATCGCTTGaccaagtcagcacatttcatacCCATAAGTCACAAATATAGGGTGGAAAAACTGGCTGAACTCtatcaaaaataaattatacGGTTACATGGTATTCCCACTACCAtagtatctgatagagatccgaaGTTTACGTCAAGATTATGGAAAAAACTTCAGGAATGCCTTGGTACCAAATTAAATTTTAGCACAGCAGTACATCCGCAAACCGATGATCAGTCTGAACGAACCATTCAAATATTGGAAGACATGCTTCGCGCATGTGTGCTGGATTTTGGGGCAAACTAGCTAAAACATTTGCCTCTagttgaattttcgtacaacaatagttatcaatccTCCATAAaaatggctccatatgaagcattatatggaagaaaatgtcgcTCTCCTCTTAACTGGGATATGGATGAATGGAGAGGCACAAAGAATGGACAAGAACGAGCAATCAGGCCTGACATTATACAAGAAGCTATCGACAAAATACAACTTATCAGGCAACGAATACAAACAGCTCAAAGTCGActgaagagttatgcagataagaggcggaaagatttgaaatttgaagttGGAGATTTCGTATTACTACAAGTATCACCAAGAAAAGGAATCAAGCGTACTGGAAAGAAAGGAAAGTTGCATCCTCGATTTGTTGGACCTTTTGAAGTATTAGAACGAATAGACACTGTGGCTTATCGTTTATCTCTACCTGAAAATATATCTGGTGTACATAACGTATTCCACGTATCACAATTAAGGAAATGCAAAGTAGACTCAGCCCAATTAGTTGACCACCAACAGATAGATCTGGAAGAAAATCTAACATATGAAGAACAACCTGTGAAGATTTTGGACCAAAGAATAAAGGAAGTTTGTGGTCGACCAATTCAGTTGATAAAAGTCTTGTGGAAAAACCACAACATTGAAGAAGCAACGTGGGAAACAGAGAAAGATATGAGATGTCGATAACCTCATTTATTCCAATAACTCTTAAATCTAGGGGCCAGATTTTTAAAAGGAGGGGATATCGTGACACCCTAAAAACAAAGGTgcataaatgatattttattagtataaattttattattttcatttttaaaattttatcacattattttttcggtacaaattttatttgtccaaaatatctagaaatacattaaaatacatcacaatacacttaaaaattcatcaagcacCATAAGATTctcatttcaaaatcaaatacccaaaatataataaaatattataattaaactcaacatatatgttaagtaattaattaCTAACATTTTCGGAATGCCGGAGTACCCTAGTTCACCATAGGACGATATTTAAATCTGGTATCGTTCGGTTAGGAATTTGACAAAACTTTCAATAAGAGAATTCAAGATCATAAAAATttacacatgctggaaaaaaaGGGCCGCGCGTGGCTGGCCAGTAGTGCACACGCCGCCGAAACGGCGATTTTCCAGCGGCCGAACGTTTCTGATGATATTTCCGACTTTTTGGCCAACTTACGTAATGTTTGGATATATcttct
Encoded here:
- the LOC140835771 gene encoding uncharacterized protein, translated to MLQFVQFCQQNQPRPHDQAQEHHIEANNQALERFLRFKPPKFEGKPDAYQAESWLSKINKIFSILNNYEEQKVNFSTYLFEEAAHNWWRTVEHKWTKNHTPKTWENFLQEFEGKYITQVILNTRECEFMDLVQGDMTVAQYEAEFHCLIHYAPHYMEDEVRKMKKIVQGLKLDIRWATLSTEVTSYVSAVNQALRVEEDIKTLLKKEEEEKKIGKPNLFEDNRKRKFKKRTQPVKQGEAVKGKVPRKNNKKCGYCGLPNHEEEKCCRKGGKCLICGSEQHRIQDCPKRTQKTQPTTKPKIPARAYALFGNQEEEVDPASVVEGIVTILSSSAKTLFDPGATHSFISKVFVRKLPLLFEQLPYSFEIFSPLGTTMITDIIYRNCPLNFQEREDIADLIELPIKNYDIILGMDWLCRHQAQLNCYTKEVYLQTSHPLISKANHTMGIVSTVEARAILKDNGQGFLAYLINKPKNQLKISEISVVQEFPEVFPEEINILPPQRDVKFSIDLITWSTTQI
- the LOC140835772 gene encoding uncharacterized protein; amino-acid sequence: MAPYEALYGRKCRSPLNWDMDEWRGTKNGQERAIRPDIIQEAIDKIQLIRQRIQTAQSRLKSYADKRRKDLKFEVGDFVLLQVSPRKGIKRTGKKGKLHPRFVGPFEVLERIDTVAYRLSLPENISGVHNVFHVSQLRKCKVDSAQLVDHQQIDLEENLTYEEQPVKILDQRIKEVCGRPIQLIKVLWKNHNIEEATWETEKDMRCR